One part of the Lotus japonicus ecotype B-129 chromosome 2, LjGifu_v1.2 genome encodes these proteins:
- the LOC130740812 gene encoding uncharacterized protein LOC130740812, with amino-acid sequence MIRSTASSGSSQQQGIAAIVGVGPKLGRSIAGKFAHEGYTVAILARDLGRLSRLAEEIASEEKAQVFAIRIDCSDSKSVRDAFETVLSLGFVEVLVYNANYQPPNPTSFQSLPLETFQNSLAVSTVGAFHCAQQVIPSMVERGKGTILFTGCSASLNGIAGYSQLCCGKFALRGLAQCLAREFQPQGVHIAHVIIDGVVGLPRRKSLIVAERSGGGEDGTLDPDALAQTYWQLHVQDKNAWTQEMDLRNSSSTFRFF; translated from the exons ATGATAAGAAGCACGGCAAGCTCTGGCTCCTCACAACAACAAGGCATTGCTGCCATAGTTGGTGTGGGACCTAAGCTAGGCCGCTCCATCGCCGGCAAGTTTGCTCACGAAGGCTACACCGTCGCCATTCTCGCTCGCGACCTGGGAAGGTTGTCGAGATTGGCGGAGGAGATAGCAAGTGAAGAGAAAGCACAGGTGTTTGCAATTCGCATCGACTGCTCCGATTCCAAAAGCGTCAGGGATGCATTTGAAACCGTTCTCTCCCTCGGATTCGTGGAGGTTCTCGTTTACAATGCCAACTACCAGCCTCCTAATCCCACCTCCTTCCAAAGCCTCCCCCTAGAAACCTTCCAGAATTCGCTGGCGGTTTCCACTGTCGGTGCCTTCCACTGCGCTCAACAG GTGATTCCTAGCATGGTGGAAAGAGGAAAGGGAACGATTCTCTTCACGGGATGCTCTGCTTCTCTAAATGGCATTGCCGGATACTCCCAATTAT GTTGTGGGAAATTCGCGTTGAGAGGACTAGCGCAGTGTTTGGCCAGGGAATTTCAACCTCAGGGAGTGCACATTGCACATGTCATCATTGATGGTGTTGTTGGCCTTCCCAG GCGAAAAAGTTTAATTGTTGCTGAGAGgagtggaggaggagaagatggCACATTGGATCCCGACGCTTTGGCTCAAACGTACTGGCAGCTGCACGTTCAGGACAAGAACGCTTGGACCCAGGAGATGGACCTTCGAAATTCTTCATCAACTTTTAGATTCTTCTAG
- the LOC130737246 gene encoding uncharacterized protein LOC130737246, giving the protein MEWTTLQHLDLRHVGRGDKPLQPHAASFHPHQALVAVAIGTYIVEFDALTGSKISSLDIGAPVVRMSYSPTAGHTVIAILQDCTIRSCDFDLEQTCVLHSPEKKSDQISSDTEVHLALTPLQPVAFFGFRKRMSVTVVGTVEGGRAPTKIKTDLKKPIVNLACHPRLPVMYVAYADGLIRAYNIQTYAVHYTLQLDNTIKLNGAGAFAFHPTLEWIFVGDRRGTLLAWDVSTPTPSMIGIIQVGSQPITSVAWLPISRLLVTLSRDGNLQVWKTRVVFNPNRPPVQANFFEPSAIESLDIPRILSQQGGEAVYPLPRIKALEFHPKSNLAALVFANIASEDTSKNKTTLNRERRKQLFAVLQSARGSSASVLKEKLAVLGSSGVLADHQLQAQLQEHHLKSQSHPTISDIARKAFLYSHFMEGHTKSAPISRLPLITLLDTKHHLKDIPVVQPFHLELNFFNKENRVLHYPVRAFYVDGPNLMAYNLSSESESIYKKLYNSIPASVEYQAKYLIYSKKQHLFLVVYEFIGISNEVVLYRENTEVDIANSKSSTVKGRDAAFIGPNENQFAILDDDKTGLAVYILPGGPQEAKEIEKVFEENYQPEETNVDSIQGPTPFMFETEVDRIFSTPLDSTLMFASHGNQIGLVQLIQGYRLSTSTSDGHYISTKSSGKKSIKLKRNEIVLQVYWQETLRGHVAGVLTTHRVLIVSAALDILASTSTNFDKGLPSFKSLLWVGPALLFSTATAISMLGWDGKARTILSISMPYSVLVGALNDRLLLASPTEIIPKRKKEVEVKTCLVGLLEPLLIGFATMQQSFEQKLDLSEILYQITSRFDSLRITPRSLDILARGSPVCGDLAVSLSQSGPQFTQVMRGAYAVKALQFPTALSVLKDEFQRSRDYPRCPPTSHLFHSFRQLGYACIRFGQFDRAKETFEVTADYESMLDLFICHLNPSAMRRLAQKLEEEGLESELRRYCERILRIRSTGWTQGIFANFAAESMVPKGPEWGGGNWEIKTPATAKDIPKWELAAEVTPYMRTDDAAIPSIILDHIGVYLGSIKGRGNTVEVREDSLVKAFIPAGNDVKANGVEAPSVQSISNQSKGVDNSQGDSFMGLGGLKKQFVSPSADEQAKAAEEFKKSMYAAAAADGSSSDEEGVSKTKKIHVRIRDKPIDSSTVDVNKIKEAASKFKLGAGLTSSRSRSATSGSHDLGQILSLPPATTGVATPTASTPGDLFGTDAFAQPQSTSQQTTGVVSRGGVKAGPIPEDFFQNTVPSLQVAASLRPAGTYLSKYAQGVEIGKATQNQDSASEGDVPPKSVQQPGVPIEPMGLPDGGVPPQSSAQAAVMPTSQLQAPISSQPLDLSVLGVPNSADSGKPPQTGSPPSSLRLGQVPRGAAASVCFKTGLAHLELNHLSDALSCFDESFLALAKDQSCGSDIKAQTTICAQYKITVTLLREIERLQRVHGPSAISAKDEMARLSRHLGSLPLLAKHRINCIRTAIKRNMEVQNYAYSKQMLELLLSKAPASKQDEFRCLIDLCVQRGLTNKSIDPLEDPSHFCAATLSRLSTIGYDVCDLCGAKFSAVNAPGCVICGMGSIKRSDALTGPAPSPFG; this is encoded by the exons ATGGAGTGGACCACATTGCAGCACCTTGATCTCCGCCATGTAGGCCGTGGAGACAAACCTCTGCAGCCTCACGCTGCTTCCTTCCACCCTCATCAGGCACTCGTCGCTGTCGCCATCGGAACCTACATTGTCG AATTTGATGCATTGACAGGAAGTAAGATTTCTTCTCTTGACATAGGTGCACCTGTTGTGCGTATGTCGTATAGTCCTACAGCTGGGCATACTGTGATTGCGATCCTCCAG GATTGTACGATACGATCTTGTGATTTTGACTTAGAGCAAACATGTGTATTGCATTCACCGGAGAAGAAATCAGACCAAATTTCTTCTGATACTGAAGTTCATCTGGCATTGACCCCACTACAACCTGTTGCTTTTTTTGGATTTCGTAAACGGATGAGTGTTACAG TTGTTGGAACTGTTGAAGGCGGGAGAGCACCCACAAAAATCAAGACGGACTTGAAGAAGCCTATTGTGAATCTTGCTTGTCATCCTCGCCTCCCTGTTATG TATGTAGCTTATGCTGACGGTTTGATTCGAGCATATAACATTCAAACCTATGCTGTTCACTACACATTACAAC TTGACAATACTATAAAGCTTAATGGCGCTGGTGCATTTGCATTTCATCCAACTCTAGAATGGATTTTTGTTGGTGATCGACGTGGTACCTTACTGGCGTGGGATGTATCAACTCCGACGCCTAGTATGATTGGAAT AATTCAAGTTGGCTCACAACCCATAACATCAGTTGCTTGGTTACCCATTTCACGATTACTTGTAACCCTATCAAGGGATGGAAATCTGCAAGTTTGGAAAACACGGGTTGTATTTAATCCTAATAGACCTCCAGTGCAGGCAAATTTTTTTGAGCCTTCTG CAATTGAATCACTTGATATCCCTCGTATCCTTTCTCAACAAGGTGGAGAAGCAGTGTACCCCTTACCGCGAATTAAAGCTTTAGAATTTCATCCAAAATCTAATTTAGCAGCACTTGTGTTTGCA aaCATAGCAAGTGAAGATACTTCAAAAAATAAGACCACTCTTAATCGAGAAAGGAGAAAGCAACTTTTTGCAGTTTTACAAAGTGCACGGGGATCGTCAG CAtctgttttaaaagaaaaattggcAGTCTTGGGTTCATCTGGAGTGTTAGCAGACCATCAGCTTCAAGCTCAATTACAAGAACATCATCTGAAAAG CCAAAGTCATCCTACAATATCAGACATTGCAAGGAAGGCTTTTCTTTACAGT CATTTTATGGAAGGCCATACAAAAAGTGCTCCTATATCTCGCTTACCCCTCATCACTCTTCTAGATACCAAGCATCATCTGAAAGACATTCCAGTTGTCCAG CCATTTCATTTGGAGCTAAATTTCTTCAACAAAGAGAACCGAGTTCTTCATTATCCTGTCAGAGCTTTCTATGTGGATGGACCAAACCTTATGGCATATAATCTCTCCTCTGAATCTGAGAGTATCTACAAGAAGCTTTATAATTCG ATTCCGGCGAGTGTAGAGTATCAAGCAAAATACTTGATTTACAGTAAAAAGCAACACCTGTTTCTTGTAGTTTATGAATTTATTGGTATTTCAAATGAAGTTGTGCTTTATCGGGAAAATACTGAAGTAGACATAGCAAACAGTAAAAGCAGCACAGTTAAAG GTCGAGATGCAGCATTTATTGGTCCCAATGAAAACCAGTTTGCTATTCTTGATGATGACAAGACAGGATTGGCGGTATATATACTACCAGGAGGGCCACAAGAAGCTAAGGAAATTGAAAAAGTTTTTGAAGAAAATTACCAACCTGAAGAAACTAATGTTGATTCAATTCAAGGCCCAACGCCGTTTATGTTTGAAACTGAAGTTGATCGCATATTTTCTACTCCTTTAG ATTCAACTTTGATGTTTGCTTCTCATGGGAATCAGATTGGATTAGTACAGCTCATACAAGGGTATCGCCTttcaacttccacttctgaTGGCCATTATATATCAACCAAGAGCAGTGGAAAAAAGTCAATCAAGTTGAAAAGAAATGAGATTGTACTTCAG GTGTACTGGCAAGAGACTCTTAGGGGACATGTTGCAGGGGTTTTAACAACGCATAGAGTTCTTATTGTCTCAGCAGCACTTGATATACTTGCAAGCACTTCTACAAATTTTGATAAGGGACTTCCTTCA TTTAAATCACTCTTATGGGTTGGGCCTGCCCTTCTTTTTTCTACTGCCACTGCAATCAGTATGCTTGGCTGGGATGGAAAAGCGAGAACTATCCTCTCAATTAGTATGCCTTATTCAG TCCTGGTTGGTGCTTTGAATGATCGATTGTTGCTTGCTAGCCCTACGGAAATAATTCCCAAACGGAAGAAGGAGGTTGAGGTCAAAACCTGTCTTGTTGGTCTTCTTGAGCCTCTTCTCATTGGATTTGCCACAATGCAGCAAAGTTTTGAGCAGAAGCTTGACCTCTCAGAAATACTATACCAAATAACATCAAG GTTTGACAGCTTGCGCATAACACCAAGGTCTCTGGACATCCTTGCTAGAGGTTCTCCTGTTTGTGGAGATTTAGCTGTGTCATTATCTCAATCAGGTCCACAGTTCACCCAG GTGATGAGGGGTGCCTACGCTGTGAAAGCTCTTCAATTTCCCACTGCTTTATCTGTTTTGAAAGATGAATTTCAGCGTTCAAGAGATTATCCACGATGTCCTCCTACATCTCATTTATTTCACAGCTTCAGACAGTTGGGTTATGCCTGTATCAG GTTTGGACAGTTTGATAGAGCCAAAGAAACCTTTGAAGTAACTGCTGATTATGAAAGCATGCTTGATCTGTTTATATGCCACCTTAATCCTAGTGCCATGAGGCGTCTTGCTCAGAAGTTGGAAGAAGAAGGTCTTGAATCAGAATTGAGGCGATATTGTGAAAGGATTTTACGAATTCGATCTACTGGATGGACACAAGGCATATTTGCCAACTTCGCTGCGGAAAGTATGGTTCCTAAAGGACCTGAATGGGGTGGTGGAAACTGGGAAATCAAAACCCCTGCTACTGCAAAGGATATACCTAAGTGGGAGCTTGCTGCAGAGGTGACGCCATACATGAGGACTGATGATGCTGCAATTCCATCTATTATTCTAGATCATATTGGTGTATATTTAGGCTCAATTAAAGGAAGAGGCAATACTGTAGAGGTAAGGGAAGATAGCTTGGTTAAAGCCTTCATCCCGGCTGGTAATGATGTTAAAGCAAATGGTGTTGAAGCACCTTCTGTTCAATCCATATCTAACCAATCGAAGGGGGTTGATAATTCCCAAGGTGATTCATTTATGGGTCTGGGAGGTCTTAAGAAACAATTTGTCAGTCCCTCTGCTGATGAACAGGCTAAAGCGGCTGAAGAATTTAAGAAATCCATGTATGCAGCTGCTGCTGCTGATGGCAGCAGTAGTGATGAGGAAGGAGTgtcaaaaaccaaaaaaatacaTGTTAGAATACGAGACAAGCCGATTGACTCTTCTACTGTGGATGTGAACAAGATTAAAGAAGCCGCTAGTAAATTTAAACTTGGTGCAGGGTTAACTTCATCAAGGAGCAGGTCAGCAACAAGTGGATCCCATGATCTTGGTCAGATTTTGTCCCTGCCACCTGCAACTACTGGAGTGGCTACTCCTACTGCTTCAACTCCTGGCGACCTGTTTGGTACAGATGCCTTTGCTCAACCACAATCAACTTCACAGCAAACTACTGGAGTAGTAAGTAGGGGGGGAGTTAAAGCTGGACCTATTCCGGAGGATTTCTTTCAGAACACAGTTCCATCCCTTCAGGTTGCTGCTTCACTGCGTCCTGCTGGGACATATCTCTCAAAATATGCTCAAGGGGTTGAAATCGGCAAGGCAACTCAAAACCAGGACAGTGCTTCTGAAGGTGATGTTCCTCCTAAATCTGTTCAACAACCTGGGGTTCCCATTGAGCCCATGGGACTACCTGATGGTGGTGTCCCACCACAATCCTCAGCTCAGGCTGCAGTCATGCCCACATCACAGCTGCAGGCACCAATTTCTAGCCAGCCTCTTGATCTTAGTGTCCTTGGAGTACCAAATTCTGCTGATTCAGGAAAGCCTCCACAAACTGGTTCTCCACCATCTTCTCTACGACTTGGACAG GTTCCACGAGGGGCTGCTGCTTCTGTATGTTTCAAGACTGGACTTGCTCACCTTGAGCTAAATCATCTTTCAGATGCATTGTCTTGCTTTGATGAATCTTTTCTTGCATTAGCTAAGGATCAATCTTGTGGAAGTGATATAAAAGCCCAGACAACAATCTGTGCTCAATACAAGATAACAGTCACTCTTCTTCGG GAAATAGAACGTTTGCAAAGAGTCCATGGTCCAAGTGCAATCAGTGCAAAAGATGAGATGGCAAGACTTTCACGCCATCTAGGTTCATTGCCTCTTCTAGCAAAGCACAGAATAAATTGCATTCGAACTGCCATAAAACGAAACATGGAGGTGCAAAATTATGCATATTCCAAGCAAATGCTAGAACTACTATTGTCTAAAGCACCTGCAAGCAAGCAGGATGAATTTAGGTGCCTGATCGATTTGTGTGTTCAGAGGGGTTTGACTAACAAGTCCATTGATCCACTAGAAGATCCTTCTCATTTCTGCGCTGCCACATTAAGCAGGCTATCGACCATTGGATATGATGTCTGTGATCTATGTGGAGCCAAATTTTCAGCCGTGAATGCTCCTGGATGCGTCATCTGTGGAATGGGAAGCATCAAAAGATCAGATGCACTCACAGGTCCAGCTCCTTCTCCATTTGGTTGA
- the LOC130740813 gene encoding uncharacterized protein LOC130740813, with protein sequence MSGDEIPIPKEKLTSGVKVSLPPLTHKDLPVLQGSFRLDGRNYLQWSELIRHTLISRKKISYIEEKAPAKTDPQYDTWREENSLIMTWFWYSMIPEISRNYMFFPTAKEIWNNLAQAYSKKQDLSACYELENKVFNSKQGTLSVTDYYGTLNGLWIELDQYQNLKMKCDADSTTLNKFIEKARIFKFLSGLNSEFDPIRVQVLGKEQLPSLSEVFFIVRGEETRRTVMVEDKSVDGSALASGKGPIKGSTSSGHPNRDDRPNRDDRFNRDDLFNRDDRCTYCKRSGHTKEYCFKLYGRENVLRRMRGSKGAP encoded by the coding sequence ATGTCTGGAGACGAGATTCCCATACCTAAGGAGAAACTCACTTCTGGAGTGAAAGTCTCTCTTCCACCTTTGACCCACAAAGATCTTCCGGTATTACAAGGTTCCTTTCGCTTGGATGGGCGCAACTACCTCCAATGGTCTGAGCTCATCCGTCACACTCTCATAAGTCGTAAGAAAATCAGTTATATTGAAGAAAAAGCCCCTGCTAAAACTGATCCACAATATGACACATGGCGTGAAGAGAATTCTCTTATTATGACCTGGTTTTGGTACTCCATGATTCCGGAAATTAGCCGGAATTATATGTTTTTCCCTACTGCTAAGGAGATTTGGAATAATCTGGCACAGGCATATTCTAAGAAACAAGATCTCTCAGCTTGTTATGAATTGGAAAATAAAGTTTTCAATTCTAAGCAAGGAACTCTCTCCGTGACAGATTACTATGGGACCTTGAATGGTCTATGGATTGAATTAGATCAGTATCAAAATCTGAAGATGAAGTGTGATGCTGACTCCACAACATTGaataaatttattgaaaaagCGCGAATCTTTAAGTTTCTCTCTGGGCTTAACTCTGAATTTGATCCGATTCGGGTCCAAGTTTTGGGTAAAGAGCAACTCCCTTCTCTCTCAGAGGTGTTCTTTATAGTTCGTGGTGAAGAAACTAGGAGGACAGTGATGGTGGAAGACAAATCAGTTGATGGTTCAGCCTTAGCCTCTGGAAAGGGTCCCATAAAAGGATCCACCTCTTCCGGACACCCTAACCGTGATGATCGCCCCAACCGTGATGATCGCTTCAACCGTGATGATCTCTTCAACCGTGATGATCGTTGCACTTACTGTAAGAGGTCTGGTCACACCAAAGAGTACTGTTTCAAACTTTATGGAAGGGAAAACGTCCTTAGACGTATGAGGGGGTCCAAAGGTGCTCCGTAG
- the LOC130740814 gene encoding uncharacterized protein LOC130740814 isoform X3, with the protein MYTRAHTSLQDRMEEARRNRAMASQRNRCLSNRERKMALIQEIDKLKRKLRHEENVHRVLERALTRPLGALPRLPPYLPPYTLELVAEVAVLEEEVVRLEEQVVNFRQGLCQKAFYISSKSNAEDPMDQNSIRSTKHQRSKSLSQIKEKQMHTKQDSLSSIPEGRWGKENPLFCNSLKDKQSPEKERAKVISSIKKSPTKQEPADKCVDHLKLQLEWKISRPGKSTGFLKFI; encoded by the exons ATGTATACCAGAGCACATACCTCTCTTCAG GACAGGATGGAAGAAGCTCGAAGGAACAGGGCAATGGCTTCCCAGAGGAATCGGTGTCTATCTAATCGAGAAAGGAAAATGGCTTTGATACAAGAA ATTGATAAGTTGAAGAGGAAGCTGAGACATGAAGAGAATGTGCACAGAGTGTTAGAAAGAGCACTTACAAGACCTTTGGGAGCACTTCCTCGTCTTCCACCTTATCTCCCTCCGTAT ACATTAGAGCTTGTGGCTGAAGTAGCAGTATTGGAGGAGGAAGTGGTTCGATTAGAAGAGCAGGTGGTGAATTTCAGACAAGGTCTGTGTCAGAAAGCTTTCTACATTTCCTCAAAGAGTAATGCAGAGGATCCAATGGATCAGAACTCCATCAGGAGCACCAAACATCAAAGGTCAAAATCTTTGTCCCAAA TTAAAGAGAAACAGATGCATACAAAACAGGATTCATTATCATCAATCCCTGAAGGAAGATGGGGAAAAGAGAATCCATTATTTTGTAACTCTCTGAAGGATAAGCAATCTCCAGAAAAGGAAAGGGCAAAGGTTATTTCTTCTATAAAGAAATCTCCAACAAAACAAGAACCAGCTGACAAGTGTGTAGATCACTTGAAGTTACAG CTGGAGTGGAAGATTAGTAGACCAGGAAAGAGCACAGGTTTCCTCAAGTTCATCTGA
- the LOC130740814 gene encoding uncharacterized protein LOC130740814 isoform X1, whose product MYTRAHTSLQDRMEEARRNRAMASQRNRCLSNRERKMALIQEIDKLKRKLRHEENVHRVLERALTRPLGALPRLPPYLPPYTLELVAEVAVLEEEVVRLEEQVVNFRQGLCQKAFYISSKSNAEDPMDQNSIRSTKHQRSKSLSQSEFNSTIIARSSSSRKLMSSDILTGKLVKEKQMHTKQDSLSSIPEGRWGKENPLFCNSLKDKQSPEKERAKVISSIKKSPTKQEPADKCVDHLKLQLEWKISRPGKSTGFLKFI is encoded by the exons ATGTATACCAGAGCACATACCTCTCTTCAG GACAGGATGGAAGAAGCTCGAAGGAACAGGGCAATGGCTTCCCAGAGGAATCGGTGTCTATCTAATCGAGAAAGGAAAATGGCTTTGATACAAGAA ATTGATAAGTTGAAGAGGAAGCTGAGACATGAAGAGAATGTGCACAGAGTGTTAGAAAGAGCACTTACAAGACCTTTGGGAGCACTTCCTCGTCTTCCACCTTATCTCCCTCCGTAT ACATTAGAGCTTGTGGCTGAAGTAGCAGTATTGGAGGAGGAAGTGGTTCGATTAGAAGAGCAGGTGGTGAATTTCAGACAAGGTCTGTGTCAGAAAGCTTTCTACATTTCCTCAAAGAGTAATGCAGAGGATCCAATGGATCAGAACTCCATCAGGAGCACCAAACATCAAAGGTCAAAATCTTTGTCCCAAAGTGAGTTTAATTCAACCATCATTGCCAGAAGTTCTTCTAGTAGGAAGCTGATGTCCTCTGACATTTTAACTGGTAAGCTAGTTAAAGAGAAACAGATGCATACAAAACAGGATTCATTATCATCAATCCCTGAAGGAAGATGGGGAAAAGAGAATCCATTATTTTGTAACTCTCTGAAGGATAAGCAATCTCCAGAAAAGGAAAGGGCAAAGGTTATTTCTTCTATAAAGAAATCTCCAACAAAACAAGAACCAGCTGACAAGTGTGTAGATCACTTGAAGTTACAG CTGGAGTGGAAGATTAGTAGACCAGGAAAGAGCACAGGTTTCCTCAAGTTCATCTGA
- the LOC130740814 gene encoding uncharacterized protein LOC130740814 isoform X2 has translation MEEARRNRAMASQRNRCLSNRERKMALIQEIDKLKRKLRHEENVHRVLERALTRPLGALPRLPPYLPPYTLELVAEVAVLEEEVVRLEEQVVNFRQGLCQKAFYISSKSNAEDPMDQNSIRSTKHQRSKSLSQSEFNSTIIARSSSSRKLMSSDILTGKLVKEKQMHTKQDSLSSIPEGRWGKENPLFCNSLKDKQSPEKERAKVISSIKKSPTKQEPADKCVDHLKLQLEWKISRPGKSTGFLKFI, from the exons ATGGAAGAAGCTCGAAGGAACAGGGCAATGGCTTCCCAGAGGAATCGGTGTCTATCTAATCGAGAAAGGAAAATGGCTTTGATACAAGAA ATTGATAAGTTGAAGAGGAAGCTGAGACATGAAGAGAATGTGCACAGAGTGTTAGAAAGAGCACTTACAAGACCTTTGGGAGCACTTCCTCGTCTTCCACCTTATCTCCCTCCGTAT ACATTAGAGCTTGTGGCTGAAGTAGCAGTATTGGAGGAGGAAGTGGTTCGATTAGAAGAGCAGGTGGTGAATTTCAGACAAGGTCTGTGTCAGAAAGCTTTCTACATTTCCTCAAAGAGTAATGCAGAGGATCCAATGGATCAGAACTCCATCAGGAGCACCAAACATCAAAGGTCAAAATCTTTGTCCCAAAGTGAGTTTAATTCAACCATCATTGCCAGAAGTTCTTCTAGTAGGAAGCTGATGTCCTCTGACATTTTAACTGGTAAGCTAGTTAAAGAGAAACAGATGCATACAAAACAGGATTCATTATCATCAATCCCTGAAGGAAGATGGGGAAAAGAGAATCCATTATTTTGTAACTCTCTGAAGGATAAGCAATCTCCAGAAAAGGAAAGGGCAAAGGTTATTTCTTCTATAAAGAAATCTCCAACAAAACAAGAACCAGCTGACAAGTGTGTAGATCACTTGAAGTTACAG CTGGAGTGGAAGATTAGTAGACCAGGAAAGAGCACAGGTTTCCTCAAGTTCATCTGA